One window of the Shewanella cyperi genome contains the following:
- a CDS encoding NHL repeat-containing protein produces the protein MQKAEEFVYPKPPDEPRFYWDRMLLGSMSVEHQTEESKISSFLTGTFAANKGFVKPYGIAVHQGRIFVSDPPGRDVMMFDPAHYLFKSLTSDPNVLLMKPYGVETDAQGNLFVLDQGLKDVKLFDRDGNYLRTIKPDAQLSMPTDLAITPDGKTMYISQTGGVSESMHVIFQFDTETGKLLKTLGKRGRGDLEFNLPKGIDLDKNGLLYVVDSGNFRIQVIDPDKEVMVRTFGQVGQRLGTFSRPKDVAVDKDGNIYVSDAAFGNFQIFNPEGQLLLFVGERGSDLKPGTYMLNSGIAVDEDGRVLMADQFFRKVDIFRPARVGKEQGFLGVKEKITDEEYMKIKQEQQNGQ, from the coding sequence GTGCAAAAGGCAGAGGAGTTTGTTTACCCCAAGCCGCCCGATGAGCCCAGGTTTTACTGGGACCGCATGCTGCTGGGCAGCATGAGCGTGGAGCACCAAACGGAAGAGAGCAAGATCAGCTCCTTTCTCACCGGCACCTTTGCTGCTAACAAGGGATTCGTTAAACCCTATGGTATCGCCGTACACCAGGGGCGCATTTTTGTCTCGGATCCCCCGGGGCGTGATGTGATGATGTTTGACCCGGCCCACTACCTGTTCAAGTCTTTGACCTCTGATCCCAATGTATTGTTGATGAAGCCCTATGGGGTGGAAACCGATGCTCAGGGAAACCTGTTCGTGCTGGATCAGGGCCTCAAGGACGTAAAATTGTTCGACCGTGATGGCAATTATCTGCGGACCATCAAACCCGATGCCCAGTTGAGCATGCCCACGGATCTGGCCATTACACCCGATGGCAAGACCATGTACATTTCCCAGACCGGCGGTGTATCTGAGTCCATGCATGTAATTTTCCAGTTTGATACCGAGACCGGCAAGCTGCTCAAGACCTTGGGTAAGCGCGGCCGCGGCGACTTGGAATTCAACCTGCCGAAGGGCATTGACCTGGACAAGAACGGCCTGCTCTATGTGGTCGACAGTGGCAATTTCCGCATTCAGGTGATAGATCCCGATAAAGAAGTGATGGTGCGCACCTTTGGCCAGGTAGGCCAAAGATTGGGGACCTTCTCCCGACCCAAAGATGTGGCGGTGGATAAGGATGGCAACATCTATGTCTCCGATGCGGCCTTCGGCAATTTCCAGATTTTTAATCCCGAAGGACAGTTGTTGCTGTTCGTTGGTGAGCGCGGCAGCGATCTCAAGCCCGGTACTTATATGCTTAACTCAGGTATTGCCGTGGATGAGGATGGCCGTGTGCTGATGGCGGATCAGTTCTTCCGTAAGGTGGACATTTTCCGTCCCGCCAGAGTAGGCAAGGAGCAGGGCTTTTTGGGCGTAAAAGAGAAGATTACGGACGAGGAATACATGAAAATCAAGCAAGAGCAACAAAACGGACAATGA
- a CDS encoding 4Fe-4S binding protein has translation MHVSEDNVIPCRNVDVVPQQQGRMLWLERFFFKYRSYIGLVHFAVFWVFLALLFVPLFLDEVSETDTVFTHFTLLANYTMWGLWFPLVFLSVIFTGRSWCGLLCPMGAASEYINKFGLHLKIPAFIRWEGMPIISFLIITTLGQTVGVRDHPEAIAYVFGSVMLAAIIIGYLYGRNNRVWCRHMCPIGLMLGLFSRLGVVQFFPKRPSHGADQYHESSLCPTMIDLRHKKESRHCIECFKCVHPEAKSSLIVRARAPGEEVENIHSHNPNWAEVWFFFLGTGSALGGFLWLVLPLYQDLRQALGEWFIEHDQFWIGESGPWWLMSVHPERREVYNWLDFMTIVGFMTAVMLVFATAMFLLNLLSSSIAHAGTGKDRRQFWGSYVELAYQYMPVAMVSLLIGLGGKIFELLGLVGLGSNGILTIKLVLFGISLLWSLWLGWRIQTVQEVPLGRKVPGQIVGTLTSLFIAACWWPAIFGI, from the coding sequence ATGCACGTATCTGAAGACAATGTAATCCCCTGCAGAAACGTCGATGTCGTGCCACAGCAGCAGGGACGTATGCTCTGGCTTGAGCGCTTCTTCTTTAAATACCGCAGCTATATAGGTCTGGTGCATTTCGCGGTGTTCTGGGTGTTTTTGGCCTTGCTGTTTGTGCCCTTGTTTCTCGACGAGGTGTCGGAAACCGACACAGTGTTTACCCACTTCACCCTGCTGGCCAATTACACCATGTGGGGCTTATGGTTCCCCTTGGTGTTTCTGTCGGTGATCTTCACCGGCCGTTCCTGGTGCGGCTTGTTGTGCCCCATGGGCGCAGCCAGTGAATACATCAACAAGTTCGGCCTGCACCTGAAAATCCCGGCATTTATCCGTTGGGAAGGTATGCCCATCATCAGTTTTCTGATTATCACCACCCTGGGACAGACCGTGGGTGTGCGGGACCATCCGGAAGCCATAGCTTATGTGTTCGGCAGTGTGATGTTGGCGGCTATCATCATTGGTTATCTGTATGGCCGGAACAACAGGGTCTGGTGTCGTCATATGTGTCCCATCGGCCTGATGCTGGGACTGTTTTCGCGCCTGGGCGTGGTGCAGTTTTTCCCCAAGCGTCCAAGTCATGGGGCCGATCAGTATCATGAATCCAGTCTGTGCCCGACCATGATAGATTTGCGGCACAAAAAAGAGAGCCGCCACTGCATTGAATGCTTCAAGTGTGTACACCCCGAAGCCAAATCCAGCCTGATAGTGAGGGCCCGTGCCCCCGGTGAAGAGGTGGAGAATATCCACAGCCATAATCCCAATTGGGCCGAAGTTTGGTTCTTCTTCCTCGGCACCGGCTCCGCACTGGGGGGCTTCCTGTGGTTGGTTTTGCCCTTGTACCAGGATCTGCGTCAAGCCTTGGGTGAATGGTTTATTGAACATGACCAGTTCTGGATTGGTGAATCCGGCCCCTGGTGGTTGATGAGTGTGCATCCCGAGCGTCGTGAGGTCTATAACTGGCTCGATTTTATGACCATAGTGGGCTTTATGACCGCGGTAATGCTGGTGTTTGCCACTGCCATGTTCCTGCTTAATCTGCTCAGCAGCAGTATCGCCCACGCTGGAACAGGAAAAGATCGCCGCCAGTTCTGGGGCAGCTATGTGGAATTGGCCTATCAATACATGCCCGTGGCCATGGTGTCATTGCTGATTGGCTTGGGCGGCAAAATATTCGAACTGCTTGGTTTGGTTGGCCTTGGCAGCAACGGCATTTTAACCATTAAGCTGGTGCTTTTTGGCATCAGCTTGTTATGGAGCCTGTGGCTTGGCTGGCGCATCCAGACAGTGCAGGAGGTTCCCTTGGGACGTAAGGTACCAGGTCAAATTGTCGGGACCTTGACCAGCCTCTTTATTGCTGCGTGCTGGTGGCCCGCTATCTTTGGTATTTGA
- a CDS encoding iron transporter, with the protein MKSLKLTVGTLMAGLLFTSAGWAAGQAQDQITEKYGMKIWGLYIQPVLMTGGSTNLKMPLGEMADMQHMDHANMSSTDHKVEAGADIHLEAKVHALENNPYGFVKDSWIPYLKVDYRIEKAGSDWFTSGSFDPMVANDGPHYGGNVKLNGVGKYKVMFRITPPNLMLHTDKETAPSKWFEPFIVSWDMTYLGTGKKGGY; encoded by the coding sequence ATGAAATCACTCAAGTTGACTGTCGGAACCCTGATGGCGGGACTGCTTTTTACTTCGGCCGGTTGGGCCGCCGGTCAGGCTCAGGACCAGATAACAGAAAAATACGGTATGAAGATCTGGGGTCTGTACATTCAACCCGTGTTGATGACAGGTGGCAGTACCAATCTGAAGATGCCACTGGGTGAAATGGCCGACATGCAGCATATGGATCATGCCAATATGAGCAGCACCGACCATAAAGTTGAAGCCGGCGCGGATATTCACCTGGAAGCCAAGGTGCACGCGCTGGAAAACAATCCCTATGGTTTTGTAAAGGATTCCTGGATCCCTTATCTCAAGGTTGACTACCGGATTGAAAAAGCCGGTTCAGACTGGTTTACCTCGGGCAGTTTCGATCCCATGGTCGCCAACGACGGCCCCCACTATGGTGGTAACGTTAAGCTCAATGGTGTCGGCAAATACAAGGTGATGTTCCGCATCACGCCGCCAAACCTGATGCTGCACACAGATAAAGAAACAGCACCGTCCAAATGGTTTGAACCTTTCATCGTCAGTTGGGATATGACTTATTTGGGAACCGGTAAGAAAGGTGGCTATTGA
- a CDS encoding sensor domain-containing diguanylate cyclase has protein sequence MQQVFRDSDRLLGGGMIGWLMQWFDVQNQMISAQDLASLRKRLLGKFATVYMRLTLVCLVLVGLYVLIAFKLSFAELTELKYSELGRVQSQTTQLLREIELTSEEEANRFSAMTFSGLDHRERSFTISKLFSEYVQVVSYIDVGSGMIDDYMPSYPSNKFRHTVSQKLGVDNHLIEYYKKGNRNSVFGLLTPPGHDADVNFYVASPMLFGDDVAAIVLMVFNARVLWPQDYTDPNFRMMFANGHDLGGQQELFDLQDTPWNGVIDYIKQHPDQRVKEQSLSRIIYRTISMAATDTETKPLWLSFNLNITPFDVFHFASYRFTTAGVVFLLLSLLNLVISYYYSVNRVRQWLAQRESAVRAMAFDCCEGLIIRDSSGVIVNVNQGVLDSTGYRKEHILGTNLSLLDKDQVERSFAQGIYLQARQQGRWRGEVVTYNKDRSHRVQLLTLGVSYNERGEVAYYVESYADLTKIKQQETELRIAAVAFETQNSLVITDVEGTVQKVNKAFSQMTGYSEREIVGGKPNVLSSGRHDQKFYHAMWQTLLQEGCWRGAVWNKRKDGSIYLELKVITAVKDGSGTITHFVSNGMDFTLQNELEQKLERISKTDELTQLYNRRCFDEMLKDQIAIFNRYHTEFSIIILDLDHFKSINDNYGHDIGDETLRQVARICQESVRDTDTVFRWGGEEFVILLPETGTEGVAVMSERLRKTLENSKLQPPVTCSIGATSFCDRDDKDTVLKRADDALYRAKVTRNTAIIAELANEEVT, from the coding sequence ATGCAGCAAGTGTTTCGCGACAGTGACCGACTCTTGGGAGGTGGCATGATTGGTTGGTTGATGCAATGGTTTGATGTGCAAAATCAGATGATAAGTGCACAGGACTTGGCGTCGCTGCGAAAAAGACTGCTGGGCAAGTTTGCCACGGTTTATATGCGCCTCACCCTTGTCTGTCTGGTATTGGTTGGGCTCTATGTTCTCATCGCCTTTAAGCTGAGCTTTGCCGAACTGACCGAGCTTAAATACAGTGAGCTGGGGCGGGTACAGAGCCAAACCACCCAATTACTGCGGGAAATAGAGTTAACCAGTGAAGAAGAGGCCAATCGCTTTTCGGCCATGACCTTCAGCGGCCTGGATCACCGCGAGCGCAGCTTTACCATCTCCAAACTCTTCAGTGAATATGTCCAGGTCGTGTCATACATTGACGTGGGCAGCGGCATGATAGATGACTATATGCCGTCTTATCCATCGAACAAATTTAGGCATACCGTCAGTCAAAAGCTGGGTGTCGATAACCACCTGATAGAATATTATAAAAAAGGTAACCGGAACTCGGTTTTCGGTTTATTGACCCCGCCGGGCCATGATGCGGATGTCAATTTTTACGTTGCCAGCCCCATGTTGTTCGGTGACGATGTGGCCGCCATAGTGCTTATGGTATTCAACGCCAGGGTGTTGTGGCCGCAAGATTACACCGACCCCAATTTCAGAATGATGTTTGCCAATGGTCATGACCTTGGGGGGCAGCAGGAATTGTTTGATCTGCAGGACACCCCCTGGAACGGCGTCATTGACTATATCAAGCAGCATCCCGACCAAAGGGTAAAAGAGCAATCCCTCAGCCGTATCATTTACCGTACCATTTCCATGGCGGCCACCGACACCGAAACCAAGCCACTGTGGCTAAGTTTCAATCTGAATATTACTCCTTTTGATGTGTTTCACTTCGCCAGTTACCGCTTTACCACAGCCGGCGTGGTGTTTTTGCTGCTGTCCCTGTTGAACCTGGTGATCAGCTATTACTACTCGGTCAACCGGGTGCGCCAGTGGCTGGCCCAGCGCGAATCTGCTGTGCGGGCCATGGCCTTTGATTGCTGTGAAGGACTGATTATCCGCGATTCCTCAGGTGTGATAGTCAATGTCAACCAAGGGGTGCTGGACAGCACAGGGTATAGAAAAGAGCACATCTTGGGCACCAATTTGAGTTTGCTCGATAAAGATCAGGTGGAGCGCAGTTTTGCCCAGGGTATCTACCTGCAAGCCAGACAACAGGGCCGCTGGCGTGGTGAAGTAGTCACCTACAACAAGGACAGGAGCCACAGGGTTCAGCTGCTGACCCTGGGGGTGTCCTATAACGAACGGGGTGAGGTTGCATATTACGTCGAGAGTTATGCCGATCTGACCAAGATTAAACAGCAGGAAACCGAGCTGCGGATTGCGGCCGTGGCCTTTGAAACCCAGAACTCCCTGGTGATAACCGACGTGGAAGGCACAGTGCAGAAGGTCAACAAGGCTTTCAGCCAGATGACCGGCTATTCGGAACGGGAGATAGTGGGCGGCAAACCCAATGTGCTCAGTTCCGGACGCCATGATCAAAAGTTCTATCATGCCATGTGGCAGACCCTGTTACAGGAAGGCTGTTGGCGTGGGGCGGTATGGAATAAGCGTAAGGATGGTTCCATTTATCTGGAGCTTAAGGTCATCACCGCGGTGAAGGACGGCTCGGGCACTATTACTCACTTTGTTTCCAACGGTATGGACTTCACGTTGCAAAATGAGCTGGAACAAAAGCTCGAACGTATCTCCAAAACAGACGAACTGACTCAGTTGTATAACAGGCGTTGCTTTGACGAGATGCTTAAAGATCAAATAGCCATTTTCAATCGCTATCACACCGAGTTTTCAATCATCATCCTGGATTTGGACCACTTCAAGTCCATCAATGACAACTATGGTCATGATATAGGTGATGAGACCCTCAGGCAGGTGGCCCGCATTTGCCAGGAAAGTGTCCGTGATACCGACACTGTCTTCCGCTGGGGTGGGGAAGAATTTGTCATTCTCTTGCCGGAGACAGGTACAGAGGGTGTGGCAGTCATGAGTGAGAGGCTGCGAAAAACATTGGAAAACAGCAAACTGCAACCACCAGTCACCTGCAGCATTGGCGCCACCAGTTTCTGTGATCGGGATGACAAGGATACAGTCCTCAAACGGGCGGACGATGCTTTGTATCGAGC